In Planococcus sp. MB-3u-03, the DNA window ACAAATTTCACCCATTTTTCATAAGGGATTCCGGCAACCGCCAAATAACCCATTAAAGCTGCGGATGTCGGGATGATGGAGTTCGTGATTCCGTCCCCGTATTGATACGCAAGCACCGCCACTTGGCGTTCGATGGACAATAGATCCGACAGCGGCGTCATGATCGGCATTGTCGTTGCCGCCTGGCCGCTTCCGGAAGGAATGAAGAAGTTGATGACGACTTGTGTGAAGAACATGCCGATGACCGTCAAAGCATTCGGCAAGCCGCTGATGACGCTTGATAAGCCGTGGATCATCGTATCCATGATGACCCCTTGCTCCATGATGACCAGAATCGCACGGGCAAACCCGACAATCAATGCACCGAAGACGACCAATTTCATGCCGTCGACAAAAGCATCGAACATGCGGTTGACACCTAAGTTCCCGACAAGCCCTGCCGCAAAGCCAATGATGACAAACGAAGCGGCAAGTTCCGTCAAATACCAGCCCCATTCAAATACGCCGTAGACATTGATGCCAAGGCCGACTGCAAGGAACACGAACACCATGCCGTGGCGCCAGTTGAACGCACCGAGCGCTTCCGCCTGGTCTTTTGTCGATGATTTCTGTGCGCGTTTCTCAATTTCATAGATGACGCTTTGCGTCGGGTCTTTTTTCACTTTCGCCGCATAGCGCATGACATACCAGATCGCGAAGCCGAGGAAGAAAATATACGCCCCGAAGCGGAAGCCGATTCCAGAGAAAATCTGCAATTCCGCGATGCCTTGTGCAATCCCAACGGTAAACGGATTGAGCATGCCGCCGATAAAACCGGATGCCGCACCGAGCGATACCATCGCAGTTCCCGTCATGGCGTCAAAGCCGATCGCCCGTGCAACTGCAATGCCGATCGGCACAAAGATGATGACTTCTTCGGCCATCCCAATTGTGGCACCTAATACAGAAAACAGGATCATGATGATCGGGATCAAAAACTTTTCGCGCTTCTCAAGCTTATCGACCACCTTGGCGATACCGGATTCGATCGCCCCTGTCGCACGGATGATGCCGAACGCACCGCCGACCAGGAAGATATAGAAGATGATGCTTGAAGCTTCAGACATCCCAGTCGGAATCGCTTTGAACAATTCAAAGAATCCGACCGGGCTTTGTTCCACTTCCGCGAAGGAATTGTCGATGACGACTGTGCGCCCATCCACTTCCTCCCGTTCGTATTGCCCTGCTGGAATCAAATACGAGGCGACCATCGCTGCGATCATGATCAAAAATAAAATCGCATATGTATGCGGAATCTTATCTCTGCTTTTTTTAAGCTTTTGGGGTTTTGCCGTCATGCAAAATCGCCCCCCACTGCACAAGATGTGACCGTCAATTTCTTCAGCTTCTCCGGATCGACTTCAATCCCGAGCCCTGGCTTGCCGCTCAAGAGCACATGCGGATGCTCGTATTTCAAGTCGCCGATTTCTTCACTGAATAGGAGCGGCCCTGTCAGCTCGGTGCTTTCGATATTGATTCGCGACATCGCCGCGTGATAGCCGGCGCTTGATGCAACCGACGATTCGACCATCGAGCCGATCTGGCATAGCATACCGGCAGCTTCAGCGGTTTTCGCCATTTGCACCGCATGGAAAATCCCGCCGCATTTCATCAATTTGATATTGATGACATCGGCTGCATCGAGACGGATGATTTCGAGTAAATCTTCCATCGATTGGACTGTTTCATCCGCCATAATCGGCACCGCTGTTTTCTGCCGCACTTCCGCCAAGCCGCGGATATCGCCCATACGAATCGGCTGCTCGACCCAGCTGAGCCCAGCCATTTCAAGCTGGCGGATCGCCGAGACCGCTGTCCCGACCGATTTCCATCCTTGGTTGACATCGACGCGGATCGGCACGGAGTCCCCGACTTCCTTACGTACTGCCAGGATTCGTTCAACATCCAATTGTGCAATTCCTGACCCGACTTTCAATTTCAACGAACCATAGCCCGCCTCCACTGCCTGCTTCGCTTTTTTCGCCATGATTTCAGGCGATTCGATGCTCAAAACGCGCGGATAGGATAAATGCTCTTTCGACTGCCCGCCGAGCAAATTATAGACAGGCTGTCCCGAAGCTTTCCCCATCAAGTCGTAGCAAGCGATATCAACCGCTGCTTTCGCGGCCGGGTTGCCCGTCAAAATTCCGTTCATCTTATGATGGATTGCTTCAATATCGAACGGGTTCATTCCGATCACAGCCGGCAGGAATAATTCCTTCAGCACTTCGTAGCTCGCTGTGAAATATTCGCCCGTTACGTGTTCATCCGGCACCGCCTCCCCGTAACCGACCAAGCCATTATCCGTTTCCAGTTCAAGAATCAAAGACGGCATAT includes these proteins:
- a CDS encoding mandelate racemase/muconate lactonizing enzyme family protein, whose translation is MKITQARLHAVRFPLHEPFIISYATYPDMPSLILELETDNGLVGYGEAVPDEHVTGEYFTASYEVLKELFLPAVIGMNPFDIEAIHHKMNGILTGNPAAKAAVDIACYDLMGKASGQPVYNLLGGQSKEHLSYPRVLSIESPEIMAKKAKQAVEAGYGSLKLKVGSGIAQLDVERILAVRKEVGDSVPIRVDVNQGWKSVGTAVSAIRQLEMAGLSWVEQPIRMGDIRGLAEVRQKTAVPIMADETVQSMEDLLEIIRLDAADVINIKLMKCGGIFHAVQMAKTAEAAGMLCQIGSMVESSVASSAGYHAAMSRINIESTELTGPLLFSEEIGDLKYEHPHVLLSGKPGLGIEVDPEKLKKLTVTSCAVGGDFA
- a CDS encoding YfcC family protein, with protein sequence MTAKPQKLKKSRDKIPHTYAILFLIMIAAMVASYLIPAGQYEREEVDGRTVVIDNSFAEVEQSPVGFFELFKAIPTGMSEASSIIFYIFLVGGAFGIIRATGAIESGIAKVVDKLEKREKFLIPIIMILFSVLGATIGMAEEVIIFVPIGIAVARAIGFDAMTGTAMVSLGAASGFIGGMLNPFTVGIAQGIAELQIFSGIGFRFGAYIFFLGFAIWYVMRYAAKVKKDPTQSVIYEIEKRAQKSSTKDQAEALGAFNWRHGMVFVFLAVGLGINVYGVFEWGWYLTELAASFVIIGFAAGLVGNLGVNRMFDAFVDGMKLVVFGALIVGFARAILVIMEQGVIMDTMIHGLSSVISGLPNALTVIGMFFTQVVINFFIPSGSGQAATTMPIMTPLSDLLSIERQVAVLAYQYGDGITNSIIPTSAALMGYLAVAGIPYEKWVKFVWKLVVGWLVIALVALVIAVMIGVS